TTCGTGCGTCTTCGCCGGGCTGGCGCTGGGCGCCTCCTACAAGGCGCTGCTGGCGCCCGGCGGCGGACGCGGCGCGGGTCTCAATCCCGACGCCCTGGTGCGCGGCGATCTGACGGACCGCAACGGCGAACTGCTGGCCAGCAACATCGTCCACTACGGCCTCTATATCGACCCGGCCGAGATCTGGGATCGCGACCTGGCCTATCGCCAGATCCGCCGCGCCCTGCCGCGCATCTCCAGCGACCGGCTGAAGCGGGTTCTGGCCGGCGATCGCCGTCTGATCGCCCTGACCGGCCTGACGCCGCAGGAGAAAGCCGCCGTCCACGACCTGGCCCTGGGCGGCGTGACCTTCGAGCCTGAGGATCGGCGCGCCTATCCGCTGGGAACCTCGGCCGTTCATCTTATCGGCGACGCCGATACGGGCGGGCAGGGGGTGTCCGGCGCCGAACTGGCCTTCAACGACGAAATCCGCGCGGCGGGTCAGCGGGGCGAGGCCTTCCCCCTGTCCATCGACCTGCGCGTCCAGGGCGTGCTGGAAAACGAGCTGGCCGCCGCGGCGATCAAGGCCCAGGCCAAGGGCGCCGTGGGCATCGTCACCGATGTCCAGACCGGCGAGGTGCTGGGCATGGCCTCCTGGCCGACCTTCAACTCGGCCAATCGCGGTGCGGCGCCCGATGGCGCGACGCTGAATCGCGCCGTCTCGGGCCATTACGAAATGGGGTCGGTGTTCAAGACCTTCACCATCGCCGCCGGTCTGGACACCGGCCGGGCCGACATGAACACCCTGTTCGACGCCTCCCAGGTCTTCCAGATCGGCGATCGCAAGATCAAGGACTTCCACGCCCAGAACCGGGTGATGACGCTGGAGGAAGTCTATCTGCACTCCTCCAACATCGGCACCTCGCAACTGGCCTTGCAGATGGGCCCGGATGTGATGCGCAGCTATTTCCAGCGTTTCGGCCTGCTGGACGCCGCCCGGATCGAACTGAAGGAATCGGCCAGGCCGGTCGCCCCGCGTCGCTGGGACAACTCGACCCTGGCGTCGCTGTCGTTCGGCTATGGCATCATGATCACCCCGGCCCAGATGGTCCAGGCCATGGGCGCCCTGACCAACGGCGGGCGGATGATCCCGCTCAGCTTGCGCAAGGGTGGCGCCCGTAACGTCCAGCCCCAACAGGTCGTTACCGAGGAGACCTCGCGCGCCATTCTAGACCTGATGCGTCGCAATGTGGTCAAGGGTTCGGGCGGCTTCGCCGATGCGCCCGGCCTCAGGGTCGGCGGCAAGACAGGTTCCGCGAACAAGCTGGTCGGCGGTCGCTACGACCCCAGCCACGCGCTCGGCTCCTTTGCGGCGGTCTTCCCCGTCGACGGCCCGCTGAACGGCAAACGCTACGCCATTTTCATCCTGATGGATGAGCCGGGGAGCTACCCCAAGACCGGCGCCTATGTCGCGGCGCCGGCCGTTCGCAACATCGCCGACCGCATCGCGGGTTTCCTCGGCGTGGAACGGCGCGAGGACCGCTGGCGCACCGCCATGGGCGAGAAGGTTCCGGCCTATCAGGACGTGGCGGGGGA
Above is a genomic segment from Candidatus Brevundimonas colombiensis containing:
- a CDS encoding penicillin-binding protein 2, encoding MSVQDHRYHRPAPGGDFQERLQGRLSPFWRWLSELVWRLEHGFERARADARPEEDTRVRIFLILTVFSCVFAGLALGASYKALLAPGGGRGAGLNPDALVRGDLTDRNGELLASNIVHYGLYIDPAEIWDRDLAYRQIRRALPRISSDRLKRVLAGDRRLIALTGLTPQEKAAVHDLALGGVTFEPEDRRAYPLGTSAVHLIGDADTGGQGVSGAELAFNDEIRAAGQRGEAFPLSIDLRVQGVLENELAAAAIKAQAKGAVGIVTDVQTGEVLGMASWPTFNSANRGAAPDGATLNRAVSGHYEMGSVFKTFTIAAGLDTGRADMNTLFDASQVFQIGDRKIKDFHAQNRVMTLEEVYLHSSNIGTSQLALQMGPDVMRSYFQRFGLLDAARIELKESARPVAPRRWDNSTLASLSFGYGIMITPAQMVQAMGALTNGGRMIPLSLRKGGARNVQPQQVVTEETSRAILDLMRRNVVKGSGGFADAPGLRVGGKTGSANKLVGGRYDPSHALGSFAAVFPVDGPLNGKRYAIFILMDEPGSYPKTGAYVAAPAVRNIADRIAGFLGVERREDRWRTAMGEKVPAYQDVAGDGL